The following coding sequences lie in one Flavobacteriales bacterium genomic window:
- a CDS encoding PA0069 family radical SAM protein: protein MIQQSIKGRGSQIQVNNRFFKTQYVNEHLEGIDVPFLENTKTQYIAEHPKKIVNKVYSPTVPFMYSMNPYQGCEHGCVYCYARESHQYWGYGAGLDFERKIIYKPEAPKLLEKQFNTKKWIVSPIMLSGNTDCYQPIERKLQITRELLKVCLKYQHPVSIITKNSLIQRDIDLLIPLAKLNLVHVSLSITSFDNELRSVLEPRTASVQKKLETLEMLAANNIPVNVMVAPIIPGLNSHEIPNIVKKVAELGALSVGYTTVRLNGEIAEIFENWIRTTYPDRADKVLNQIREINNGNLHSKGKNRMKLHGETSYMIKNMFDVARNKYLKDRVWPAYNLKAFCRPSEQLSLF from the coding sequence ATGATACAACAATCCATAAAAGGCAGAGGAAGTCAAATCCAAGTAAACAACCGATTTTTTAAAACTCAATATGTAAATGAACACCTTGAGGGAATAGATGTTCCTTTTTTGGAAAACACAAAAACACAGTATATAGCAGAACATCCTAAAAAGATAGTAAACAAGGTTTATAGTCCTACTGTTCCTTTTATGTATTCAATGAATCCCTATCAAGGTTGTGAACACGGCTGCGTGTATTGTTATGCTAGAGAAAGCCATCAGTATTGGGGTTATGGTGCAGGGTTAGATTTTGAACGTAAAATTATTTACAAACCCGAAGCTCCTAAGTTATTAGAAAAACAATTCAATACTAAAAAATGGATAGTTAGCCCAATTATGTTGTCTGGAAATACCGATTGCTACCAACCCATTGAACGAAAGTTACAAATTACGAGAGAATTGTTAAAGGTTTGTTTAAAATACCAACATCCTGTAAGTATTATTACCAAAAATTCTTTAATTCAACGAGATATCGATTTATTGATACCATTGGCTAAACTTAACCTGGTGCATGTAAGTTTAAGCATCACCTCGTTTGATAATGAATTAAGAAGTGTATTAGAACCAAGAACAGCTTCTGTTCAAAAAAAATTGGAAACCTTAGAAATGCTTGCCGCCAACAACATTCCTGTAAATGTTATGGTTGCTCCTATTATACCCGGCTTAAACAGCCATGAAATACCAAACATTGTTAAAAAAGTAGCTGAATTAGGTGCTTTGTCGGTTGGTTATACCACAGTTCGTTTAAACGGAGAAATTGCAGAGATTTTTGAAAACTGGATAAGAACTACTTATCCTGATAGAGCTGATAAAGTATTGAATCAAATTAGAGAAATTAACAATGGCAATTTACACAGTAAAGGAAAAAACCGAATGAAATTGCATGGTGAAACATCTTATATGATTAAAAATATGTTTGATGTAGCCCGAAATAAATACTTAAAAGATAGAGTTTGGCCAGCCTATAATTTAAAAGCTTTTTGCCGACCAAGCGAACAGTTGAGTTTGTTTTAA
- a CDS encoding DUF4403 family protein, with translation MNKLVFLFLLIVVLLSSCSSVKKIEAIKPEPDDASPLVYDNTPSFISLPISIKLKDVEHQINKLLHGLIYEDNNIEDDDIAVKIWKLAPIILENQQEGKIKTTLPLKVLVKYRYGFSKFGISMYDTRDIDLSGTVTLVSNVGLVNWNLNTQTELKSLDWTYSPTINIAGKNIAITYLINPAIRLFKKDIEKSIDDAIKESMDFKPHVLDALDKISTPSEISSEYQSWLRIVPIELYTTKSNLENSVISLNMGLKCYIETLIGQQPEPKFDRNDIVLKPVSKMPDKINANIVAVSTYKEATNLMMKNFKDQEFGEGKKKVTVKSIAIWQKDSKLVIALDLLGSVNGTIYLTGFPQYNETTKELYFDELDYVLDTKSKLLKSANWLASSFVLKKIREACRYSIATNLDEAKQEMQKYTQNYSPMQGVYVNGEIGDIEFKKIQLTNKAILAFLNINGKIDVAIDGLK, from the coding sequence ATGAACAAACTTGTTTTTTTATTCTTGTTAATAGTTGTTCTTCTATCGAGTTGTTCGTCGGTTAAAAAAATTGAAGCCATTAAACCAGAACCAGATGATGCTAGTCCTTTGGTATACGATAACACTCCTTCTTTTATTAGTCTGCCTATTAGTATTAAACTTAAAGATGTGGAACATCAAATTAATAAATTGCTTCACGGCTTAATTTATGAAGATAACAATATTGAAGATGATGACATTGCTGTTAAAATTTGGAAGTTGGCCCCAATAATACTCGAAAATCAGCAAGAAGGAAAAATAAAAACAACCTTACCTTTAAAAGTACTTGTTAAGTATCGCTATGGATTTAGCAAGTTTGGAATTTCCATGTATGATACTCGTGACATCGATTTAAGCGGGACAGTTACTTTGGTTAGTAATGTTGGATTGGTTAATTGGAATTTAAACACTCAAACCGAACTAAAATCGTTAGATTGGACCTATTCGCCAACGATAAATATTGCAGGAAAGAATATAGCCATTACATATTTAATTAACCCTGCAATACGATTGTTTAAAAAGGATATTGAAAAAAGTATTGATGATGCGATAAAAGAATCAATGGATTTTAAACCTCATGTTTTAGATGCCTTAGATAAAATTTCAACTCCCTCAGAAATAAGTTCAGAATACCAAAGTTGGTTAAGGATTGTTCCAATAGAATTATATACTACAAAATCAAATTTAGAAAACAGTGTAATTAGTTTAAACATGGGCTTAAAATGTTATATCGAAACACTAATTGGACAACAACCTGAACCAAAATTTGACCGAAATGATATCGTGTTAAAACCTGTTTCTAAAATGCCCGATAAAATAAATGCCAACATTGTAGCTGTTTCTACCTATAAAGAAGCTACAAATTTGATGATGAAAAATTTTAAAGACCAAGAATTTGGAGAAGGTAAAAAGAAAGTAACTGTAAAAAGTATTGCCATTTGGCAAAAAGATTCAAAATTGGTTATTGCATTAGATTTACTTGGGAGTGTAAACGGAACCATTTATTTAACAGGGTTTCCGCAATATAACGAAACTACTAAGGAACTGTATTTTGATGAATTGGATTATGTGTTGGATACAAAAAGCAAATTGTTGAAATCCGCAAATTGGTTAGCATCAAGTTTTGTGTTGAAAAAAATTAGAGAAGCTTGTAGGTATTCAATAGCAACCAACCTTGACGAAGCGAAACAAGAAATGCAAAAATACACCCAAAATTATTCGCCAATGCAAGGCGTTTATGTAAATGGTGAAATTGGTGATATTGAGTTTAAAAAAATTCAGTTGACCAATAAAGCAATTCTTGCTTTTTTAAATATAAATGGTAAAATTGATGTAGCTATTGATGGGTTGAAATAA
- a CDS encoding helix-turn-helix domain-containing protein: protein MGKLAKNIKHLRTLKGLTQEQLAIELNITKSRIGSYEEGRSEPLIDTLIEFSTYFKLPIDALVKNDLSLSSTDTFIDIGNQRVLFPIRVDENNDNVIEVVTKEASAGYLQGYTDTEFVANLPIMSLNFLPTGKHRAFPIKGDSMHPWVKDGDVVVCEYLESIHQVKNSYCYIILTKNDGLVYKRVFTDKIEEGYLTLSSDNKMYQPYLLHLSDVLEIWQFKLNLCIGQYQEDELNPASILNLMRSVGIELKDLKSRVGRLEE, encoded by the coding sequence ATGGGAAAATTAGCTAAAAACATTAAGCATTTAAGAACTTTAAAAGGGTTAACTCAAGAACAGTTAGCTATTGAATTAAATATTACTAAATCGAGAATAGGCTCATACGAAGAGGGTAGGTCAGAACCATTAATAGACACATTAATTGAATTTTCAACTTATTTTAAATTACCTATTGATGCATTGGTTAAAAATGATTTGAGTTTAAGTTCAACCGATACGTTTATTGATATTGGGAATCAACGGGTGTTATTTCCGATAAGAGTGGATGAGAACAATGATAATGTAATAGAGGTGGTTACCAAAGAAGCCTCAGCTGGTTACTTGCAAGGTTATACCGACACCGAATTTGTTGCCAATCTGCCAATCATGAGTTTAAATTTTTTACCAACAGGGAAACATCGTGCATTTCCAATAAAAGGAGATTCCATGCATCCTTGGGTTAAGGATGGAGATGTGGTGGTTTGTGAATATTTAGAAAGTATTCATCAAGTTAAAAACAGCTACTGTTACATTATTTTAACTAAAAATGATGGTTTGGTGTATAAGCGTGTTTTTACAGATAAAATAGAGGAGGGATATTTAACTCTTTCGTCTGACAATAAAATGTACCAACCTTATTTGTTGCATTTATCCGATGTGTTAGAAATTTGGCAATTTAAACTCAACTTGTGTATAGGACAATACCAAGAAGACGAGTTAAATCCTGCCAGCATTTTAAATTTAATGAGAAGTGTTGGAATTGAATTAAAGGATTTAAAAAGTAGAGTAGGGAGGCTAGAAGAATAA
- a CDS encoding tRNA-dihydrouridine synthase family protein: MNHTLLSSPLQGFTDYRFRNAFNKYFGGIDTFYTPYIRFNGKMEIKPAFERDILPKNNTVKELIPQIMTNDADEFLFVAKYVQQFGYKELNWNLGCPYPMVTNRCLGSGLINDAKRIDAILNKVHAESNIIVSMKMRMGYDNPTEILEVFPLLEKYPIKNIAIHARIGKQLYKGGVDLDSFQRCLEHTNHKIYYNGDITSVNAFNELKNRFPTINHWMIGRGLIADPFLPNMIKNNTTKYPENRLEIFSKFHDTLFDEFSQALSGDSHTILKMMHYWEYFAPTFINPKKVFKKIKKAKNITAYEDAVKSIFDTEKE, translated from the coding sequence GTGAATCACACACTACTTTCATCGCCTCTCCAAGGATTTACCGATTATAGGTTTAGAAATGCTTTCAATAAATATTTTGGAGGTATCGACACATTTTATACGCCTTACATCCGTTTTAACGGAAAAATGGAAATAAAACCTGCTTTTGAGCGTGATATTTTACCAAAAAACAATACCGTAAAAGAACTTATTCCTCAAATAATGACCAATGATGCTGATGAGTTTTTGTTTGTAGCAAAATATGTACAGCAATTTGGCTACAAAGAACTCAATTGGAATTTGGGTTGTCCCTACCCTATGGTAACTAACCGATGTTTAGGCTCTGGTTTAATTAATGATGCAAAACGAATTGATGCTATTTTAAATAAAGTTCATGCCGAAAGCAATATCATTGTTTCCATGAAAATGAGAATGGGTTACGATAATCCAACAGAAATTTTAGAGGTATTCCCACTTTTAGAAAAATATCCCATTAAAAATATTGCTATCCATGCTCGTATTGGTAAACAGTTGTACAAAGGTGGTGTTGATTTAGATTCGTTTCAACGATGTTTGGAGCATACCAACCATAAAATATACTACAATGGTGATATTACATCTGTTAATGCTTTTAATGAGTTGAAAAATCGTTTTCCAACAATTAATCATTGGATGATTGGTAGAGGTTTAATTGCTGACCCTTTTTTACCCAATATGATTAAAAATAATACAACTAAGTATCCCGAAAACAGATTAGAAATATTTAGTAAATTTCACGATACTTTATTCGATGAATTTAGTCAGGCTTTATCAGGTGATAGTCATACCATTTTAAAAATGATGCATTATTGGGAGTATTTCGCCCCCACCTTTATCAACCCTAAAAAAGTATTTAAAAAGATAAAAAAAGCCAAAAATATTACTGCATACGAAGATGCTGTTAAAAGTATTTTTGATACCGAAAAAGAATAA
- a CDS encoding tRNA-(ms[2]io[6]A)-hydroxylase yields MLGLKLETDPRWVNIVESNIEEILTDHAWCEQKAATNAITIISLNSEHTDLVTDLLALAQEELQHFEMVHEIIKKRGYTLGRERKDSYVNELFKFMIKGGNRQQSLVDRLLFSAMIEARSCERFKLLSEKINDPELAKFYHDLMISEAGHYTTFIGFARKYGKGLDVDKRWKDLIEFEGEVIKNYGKSETVHG; encoded by the coding sequence ATGCTTGGATTAAAACTAGAAACCGACCCACGTTGGGTAAACATTGTAGAATCGAATATTGAAGAAATTTTAACTGACCATGCGTGGTGTGAGCAGAAAGCTGCTACCAATGCCATTACCATTATATCGTTAAACTCCGAACATACTGATTTAGTAACCGATTTATTAGCTCTTGCTCAAGAAGAATTGCAGCATTTTGAAATGGTACATGAAATAATTAAGAAACGTGGCTATACTTTGGGGCGTGAGCGTAAAGATAGCTACGTAAATGAATTGTTTAAGTTTATGATTAAAGGTGGTAACCGTCAACAAAGTTTGGTAGATCGATTGTTGTTTTCTGCGATGATAGAAGCCAGAAGCTGTGAGCGCTTTAAACTATTGTCAGAAAAAATTAACGACCCAGAATTAGCCAAATTTTATCACGATTTAATGATAAGTGAAGCAGGACATTATACCACTTTTATAGGGTTTGCAAGAAAATATGGAAAAGGATTAGATGTTGATAAACGTTGGAAAGATTTAATTGAATTTGAAGGCGAAGTGATTAAAAACTACGGAAAATCGGAAACTGTTCATGGTTAA
- a CDS encoding U32 family peptidase — MKKKVEILAPAKNLFQGMAAINAGADAVYIGAPQFGARSNATNPVEDIAELVRYAHLFKAQVFVVINTILYDKELDDCKKLIYELYDIGVDALIVQDMAIMEMDLPPIVIHASTQANNRDPKHVKFLADAGMKRVVLARELNLDQIKEIHDATDVELEFFVSGALCVSFSGNCYMSIAGGERSANRGSCAQNCRLPYNLIDGTGKTLIANSHLLSIKDLDLSNQLPNLIEAGITSFKIEGRLKDLVYVKNNVSYLRKKLDAFLENNPNYQKSSSGRTFYNFDAEMDRSFNRGYTDYFVNKRTEKIGSWETPKSQGQVIGQLISTTNKGYFIENADKLNNGDGLYFINENNEADGAQINTIINGLVIPNTFKPIKEGTVIYRNADASFNKLVEREDSAIRKIGVNFIFSETNKGFKLVATDEDGHQSIAKIETEKEKSKNEESVILNIKNNLSKTGNTPFIVDGIKIDFTSNWFLPISKINEIRRKVLDQLIDIRVNEYHREEYQIKKTDHPYPVTQLDFTYNVANKLARSFYKRHGVTEIEKAFELQWDPGKSRVMTTKYCVKYELGKCPKFQRESMGDKVVEPLVLKHGENEYKLKFNCKPCEMEIWEKDADLVFEDDEF, encoded by the coding sequence ATGAAAAAGAAAGTTGAGATTCTGGCTCCTGCCAAAAATTTATTTCAAGGCATGGCAGCTATTAATGCTGGTGCTGATGCTGTTTATATTGGAGCACCTCAATTCGGGGCTCGTTCAAATGCAACTAATCCCGTTGAAGATATTGCAGAGTTGGTTCGATATGCTCACTTATTTAAAGCACAAGTTTTTGTGGTAATCAATACAATATTATACGACAAGGAGTTAGATGATTGTAAAAAACTTATTTATGAACTGTATGATATAGGTGTTGATGCCCTAATTGTACAAGATATGGCCATAATGGAAATGGACTTACCTCCTATTGTAATTCATGCTAGTACCCAAGCCAACAATAGAGACCCAAAGCATGTTAAGTTTCTTGCTGACGCAGGAATGAAACGAGTTGTTTTGGCTCGAGAATTAAATTTAGATCAAATAAAAGAAATCCATGATGCAACTGATGTTGAATTGGAATTTTTTGTTTCGGGAGCACTATGTGTTTCGTTTAGTGGAAATTGCTACATGAGTATAGCTGGTGGTGAACGAAGTGCAAACAGAGGTTCGTGTGCTCAAAATTGCCGATTACCATATAATTTAATAGATGGAACTGGTAAAACATTAATAGCTAATAGTCACCTACTTTCCATTAAAGATTTAGATTTAAGCAACCAATTACCAAACTTAATTGAAGCAGGTATTACCTCTTTTAAAATAGAAGGACGCTTAAAAGACCTTGTTTATGTTAAAAACAATGTTTCTTATTTGAGAAAAAAGCTAGATGCTTTTCTAGAAAACAACCCTAATTACCAAAAATCTTCATCGGGTAGAACTTTTTACAATTTTGACGCAGAAATGGATAGAAGTTTTAATAGAGGTTACACCGATTATTTTGTAAACAAACGAACCGAAAAAATTGGTTCTTGGGAAACCCCTAAATCGCAAGGACAAGTGATTGGTCAATTGATAAGTACAACCAACAAAGGTTATTTTATTGAAAATGCAGACAAATTAAACAATGGAGATGGTCTTTATTTTATCAATGAAAATAATGAAGCTGATGGAGCTCAAATTAACACCATTATAAACGGTTTAGTTATTCCAAATACTTTTAAACCTATAAAAGAAGGAACTGTAATATACCGAAATGCTGACGCTTCATTTAACAAATTGGTTGAACGTGAAGATAGCGCTATTCGTAAAATTGGGGTTAACTTCATTTTTTCTGAAACAAATAAAGGTTTTAAACTAGTAGCTACTGATGAAGATGGTCATCAGAGCATTGCTAAAATTGAAACAGAAAAAGAGAAAAGTAAAAATGAAGAATCTGTAATTCTAAACATTAAAAACAACCTATCAAAAACAGGAAATACCCCTTTTATTGTTGATGGTATTAAAATAGATTTTACTAGTAATTGGTTTTTACCCATTTCTAAAATAAACGAAATAAGAAGAAAAGTTCTTGACCAATTGATAGATATAAGAGTAAATGAATATCATCGAGAAGAATATCAAATAAAAAAAACTGACCATCCCTACCCCGTAACTCAATTAGATTTTACCTATAACGTTGCCAACAAATTAGCTCGCTCTTTTTATAAACGACATGGTGTTACTGAAATTGAAAAAGCTTTTGAATTACAATGGGATCCTGGAAAATCTCGTGTAATGACAACCAAATATTGTGTGAAATATGAACTAGGTAAATGCCCTAAATTTCAACGAGAGAGTATGGGTGATAAAGTGGTTGAACCGCTTGTTTTAAAGCATGGTGAAAACGAGTACAAATTGAAATTTAACTGTAAACCTTGCGAGATGGAAATCTGGGAAAAAGATGCTGATTTGGTGTTTGAAGACGATGAATTTTGA
- a CDS encoding lactoylglutathione lyase, whose product MIACEFILYVADQEKSKNFYQQLLLIEPSLHVPGMTEFTLADNCKLGLMPENGIVKILGNRTPHPNIGNGIPRCELYLKVKHATEYLNRGIKLGATEISPFIQRDWGDKVGYISDLDGHIIAFAE is encoded by the coding sequence ATGATAGCTTGTGAATTTATTTTGTACGTTGCCGACCAAGAGAAAAGTAAAAATTTCTACCAACAATTATTATTAATTGAACCATCATTACATGTTCCAGGCATGACAGAATTTACCTTAGCAGACAATTGTAAACTTGGGCTAATGCCAGAAAATGGTATTGTAAAAATATTGGGTAATAGAACTCCACACCCCAATATTGGAAATGGTATACCAAGGTGTGAATTGTATTTAAAAGTAAAACATGCTACTGAATATTTGAATAGAGGAATCAAATTGGGCGCTACTGAAATTAGCCCTTTTATTCAAAGAGATTGGGGTGATAAAGTTGGATACATTAGTGATTTAGATGGACACATTATAGCTTTTGCCGAATAA